Genomic segment of Jaculus jaculus isolate mJacJac1 chromosome 6, mJacJac1.mat.Y.cur, whole genome shotgun sequence:
atcatAATAAGAAGAAGATAAAAGGGAAAGTCTTGAGTCCTTTACACAGTGGTGCTCCAAAAATAACTATCCCTGACTAGTGGCATCTTTCCAGATGTCTGTCATTACACTCACAGCCAAAGTCACACTATGTGTAAGGTTGCATATAATCATGTCCAAGTCACTACGTATAAGTGTACCATTTTACTCCAAAATAGAAACAATTTGTGCAGCCATTTCTTACtgtgaaatttttattgtttacaatAGTTTATTATGATAATGCTGAACATCTTTAAGCAGTTACCTACATATGTTTATGCTGGTATAAAATAACATGAACATGAAGTTTACAAATATGATAAATTTTCCAACCACTGAAAGTAATGAGCAGAAGGTGTTTCAGAAGCCTGAGCCTCCCAGTTGCTGTGTGCATTGCCTTCAACCTTACATCCCCATGATTATGATACTACAAGGATATAGATGGACCTCCACTGGGAAGTTGTTCCAGAGAAGCAATCAGCTCAGAAGTGATCTCCATGGTCTATACTTTCAAGAAGTTTGGAGTCAGACTACAGGGTAAATACCCCCAACATATCCTTACTTTAGCAGGCCACAGGAGGAACCCTGTTTAGCTTGTAAGGACAACTTTTCCCTACTTTTCACTAACAAACTCACTGGACACATGGAGATCCAGGTCCAGATAaatgtttaaagtattttaaacaaaCCATTTCTAAAATTATGAACAACCTGTTATCACTCTCCTATTAGATAAAATGGAGAtagtgggctagggagatgtctccaTAGTTAAAAGAGTTTGGCaactagagttcagatccccagcacccacataaagccagtacaCAGTGCCTCAAAATCTGTAATTTCCAAAGCACCTACAGCAATGAGAGGCTGAGTCAGAAGAATCCCAAAGCTCTATGGCCATTAGTCTGACTTTGCAGTGGTCAATAaacaaaagagaccctgtctcaagaaaggtgTGGTTCAAGACCAACACCCCAAGCTTGTTCTCTGACTCCTATACATacccccacatacatacatatatatatatatatatatatatatatatatatatatatatatatacacacacacacacacacacacacacacacattcagagaAGAAAGGAATTTATACAGAATTCAGTACTGCAAAGCTCTCTTGATCTCTGTTCCCAGACACAAAAACTAAACCCATAAAAGGAGTAGCACATTCCTACATTGGCAGATTGGGGCTTGTTATCAACCAGAGCAAAAGGAAGCAGGCTGATGTGTTGGAGATGACCATGGTAAAGTGAATCACCAAGACATTAGAGACAGTAGCACCAGGGAAAGATGGCATGTGTCTACTACAGTCATGGGAAAGGAGTTTCATAACTGAGAGAAACAAAGAACAcaatgtgaaggaaaaaaaaaaagatgcattcaAGAGAGGCTAACAACCACTGTACTGGGCTAAAGAAAAAGTTTCCTCAGTTgcatttttgtgttgtttttccacGGCACGTTTCCACTCaagccctagctgacctggaattcactatgtagtctcaggatggcctcgaactcatggtgatcctcttacttctgcctcccaagtgctaggattaaaggcctgcaccaccatgactggctgggTTGGAATTTTAAGATAGAGTTTGTAAAGGGCCAGCATGAAACCAGCAGACACTGTGTTTGGATCATAGTGGACAGAGAAAGTGCCTTCAAGCAAATTTCAGTGGAACTCTAGGACCATCACATAATAGTGCTGGGCTCTGCTCCCCTTCCTAAGTCACTTCTCTCATTCTCATCTTCACAGGCAGAAAAATTAAATGATGAAAAACCAAACTTTGACCCAGTTTATTCTTCTGGGACTCACGGACATCCCCGAGCTTCAGATTTGCATTTTCGTATTTCTCTTCCTCACCTATGTGCTCAGCATCACTGGGAACCTGACAATCATCATTCTCACACTACTCGATTCCCACCTCCACACACCCATGTATTTCTTCCTCCGGAACTTCTCCTTCCTGGAAATCTCCTTCACGTCCACCTTCACCCCTAGGCTGCTCTTCAGCATCTTGACTGGAATCAAGACCATCAGCTTTGCCAGCTGCTTCACTCAGTATTTCTTTCTCATCCTCTTTGGAGCCACCGAGTTTTACCTCCTGGCTGCCATGTCCTTTGACCGCTACGTGGCCATCTGCAAACCCCTGCACTACACGACCATCATGAGCAACAGGGCCTGCACCCAGCTGGTCCTCTGCTCCTGGCTCAGTGGATTCCTGATCATCTTATTCCCCATCATCCTGACCACTCAGTTGGAGTTCTGTGCATCCAACGTGCTCAATCACTACTACTGTGACTATGGACCTCTTGTGGAAATAGCTTGCTCAGACACAAGGTTCCTAGAAGTGCTCGATTTTATCTTAGCAGCTATCACCTTGCTGGTCACCCTGGGTCTGGTGATTCTCTCCTACACACATATCATCAGGACCATTCTGAAGATCCCTTCTGCACAGCAGAGGACGAAGGCCTTTTCCACGTGTTCTTCCCACATGATTGTCATCTCCCTCTCTTACGGAAGCTGCATCTTCATGTACGTAAAGCCTTCAGCAAAAGAAGGAGTGGCTTTCAATAAGGGTGTTGCTGTGTTCCATAACTCAGTTGCCCCTTTACTGAACCCATTCATTTATACTCTAAGGAATAAACAGGTGAAACAAGCCTTCAAGGATGTGGTCAGAAAAATAGTGAATCTATACTCACGTTAATGGCCCCAAAGTGAGTGTAAATGTCAAATAATATTCTGGAAGTTCTTCCTCTTTTACTAAAATAATTtctcagataaaataaatatgagcACATATCAAAATTTTGTCTTAAATTTCTTGACAAAATATTCAAAAGCTATTATACAATTCATCAAAAAACTTACATTATTGAAGAAGAGTGATATGTCAAGCATATGTCTGTTGTTTCATCAAtgtcttagttttgttttgtgaaaatatcaaccagcattcttttttaatttaattgtatt
This window contains:
- the LOC105943913 gene encoding olfactory receptor 6C4-like gives rise to the protein MMKNQTLTQFILLGLTDIPELQICIFVFLFLTYVLSITGNLTIIILTLLDSHLHTPMYFFLRNFSFLEISFTSTFTPRLLFSILTGIKTISFASCFTQYFFLILFGATEFYLLAAMSFDRYVAICKPLHYTTIMSNRACTQLVLCSWLSGFLIILFPIILTTQLEFCASNVLNHYYCDYGPLVEIACSDTRFLEVLDFILAAITLLVTLGLVILSYTHIIRTILKIPSAQQRTKAFSTCSSHMIVISLSYGSCIFMYVKPSAKEGVAFNKGVAVFHNSVAPLLNPFIYTLRNKQVKQAFKDVVRKIVNLYSR